From Musa acuminata AAA Group cultivar baxijiao chromosome BXJ3-8, Cavendish_Baxijiao_AAA, whole genome shotgun sequence, one genomic window encodes:
- the LOC103995429 gene encoding PWWP domain-containing protein 5-like isoform X1: MPDPSSAVSAPVAATAPEKPTPEAVATAFEVAIDLEAESTNGEGAADKDAAQSLAIEVTGARNGIGGSGRAVDVDAEVAAKVGAREMVTEENVDMTDVGEAKVVMEVGAEDAEVELLDEKVADKGHVLTAECGAESDADVGGVGDHDVHVQEQEPPERRKRGRPRLATIEDGLHARYLHPFQDEKKDGFTVSDLVWGKVRNHPWWPGQIFDEADASATALNAQKEGRFLVVYFGEKTFAWCDKSHLKPFQTCFTHLEKKGSPDAFGTAVNDALGEVSRIIELGMTCGCLSDEAYAMLKDRKFQNAGVREGTYGSSVDKSWIMNSFEPKKLIDYVRILAMSPCSGADRLDLVIAKAHLKAFRRSNGHLEPCVFVLGQGLENDDVSSPAMARNHGEDNVDLSALDSPDSGSWKQKPWDSWGKSRKKFVLEDRRKKRSLSELMGVKSFTCNADGFRSGSGTRESLGSSGRRQKVDNSCPAVSGKGKMKKLNSLRDLTTQSSNQTKQLKVRGRNGWVRGERLQSPTMIKKSLADWKHRSAVPDYPNVQVRSPRVKEGDLTDSSSCEMLSHLCLAARNPLETYSFLDTTVRFFTKFIDWLVSSSSENKRLPDVIGGKQSRRRLSRIKKVSSDLATPDYIQDSYWSDIIICNNFDEEHGSEGRKRNGRSRAKRPKKKKRKKRKEQPKLFFSSVSMPKAEQYL, translated from the coding sequence ATGCCTGATCCCTCCTCCGCCGTCTCCGCCCCAGTTGCTGCGACCGCGCCCGAGAAGCCTACGCCGGAAGCCGTCGCGACAGCCTTTGAGGTGGCCATCGATCTGGAAGCGGaatcaacaaatggagaaggcgcAGCAGACAAAGATGCGGCGCAGAGCTTGGCGATCGAGGTTACAGGAGCGCGAAATGGAATTGGAGGCTCGGGTCGTGCAGTTGACGTTGATGCGGAAGTTGCTGCAAAGGTGGGAGCACGAGAGATGGTAACGGAAGAGAATGTCGATATGACCGATGTGGGCGAGGCGAAGGTTGTCATGGAAGTCGGAGCAGAGGATGCAGAGGTCGAGCTGCTCGATGAAAAGGTGGCGGATAAAGGTCACGTTCTTACTGCTGAGTGTGGTGCGGAGTCCGATGCAGATGTAGGTGGTGTCGGAGACCACGATGTACATGTGCAGGAACAAGAACCACCCGAAAGGAGGAAGAGAGGGCGGCCGCGGCTTGCTACCATAGAGGATGGTCTACATGCTAGGTATttgcatccctttcaagatgAGAAGAAGGATGGATTCACGGTCTCGGACTTGGTGTGGGGTAAGGTGAGGAACCACCCTTGGTGGCCCGGGCAGATATTTGATGAGGCGGATGCATCGGCAACGGCGTTGAATGCTCAGAAGGAGGGCCGCTTTCTGGTAGTCTACTTTGGCGAGAAAACTTTTGCTTGGTGCGATAAGTCCCACTTGAAGCCCTTCCAGACATGCTTCACACATTTGGAGAAGAAGGGTAGCCCAGATGCATTTGGTACTGCGGTAAATGATGCACTAGGAGAGGTTTCTAGGATTATAGAGCTGGGAATGACATGCGGTTGTTTAAGTGACGAAGCTTATGCTATGCTTAAGGACAGAAAGTTTCAGAATGCTGGGGTTCGGGAAGGGACATATGGTTCTTCTGTTGACAAATCTTGGATCATGAACTCTTTTGAACCCAAGAAATTAATTGACTATGTGCGGATTTTAGCTATGTCCCCATGTAGTGGAGCTGATCGCTTGGATCTGGTTATAGCAAAAGCTCATCTGAAAGCGTTTCGTCGATCAAATGGGCATCTGGAACCTTGTGTATTTGTCCTGGGTCAAGGGCTAGAGAATGATGATGTGAGTTCACCAGCTATGGCAAGAAATCATGGTGAGgacaatgttgatttgtccgCTTTAGATTCACCAGATTCTGGTTCTTGGAAGCAGAAGCCATGGGACAGTTGGGGAAAATCTAGGAAGAAATTTGTTTTGGAGGACCGTAGGAAAAAGAGGAGCTTGTCTGAGCTAATGGGTGTGAAAAGCTTTACTTGTAATGCAGATGGTTTTAGAAGTGGGTCTGGAACAAGAGAGTCTTTGGGCTCATCAGGTAGGAGACAAAAGGTTGATAATTCTTGTCCTGCTGTCTCAGGAAAGGGTAAGATGAAAAAGCTCAACTCTCTTAGGGATCTGACAACACAGTCTTCAAATCAAACTAAACAGCTCAAGGTTCGAGGACGCAATGGATGGGTCAGAGGAGAGAGACTTCAATCACCCACTATGATAAAAAAGAGTCTAGCCGACTGGAAACATAGAAGTGCTGTTCCTGATTATCCTAATGTGCAAGTGAGGAGCCCAAGAGTAAAAGAAGGTGACTTAACGGACTCCTCCTCTTGTGAAATGCTCTCACATCTGTGCTTAGCTGCAAGGAATCCTCTTGAAACATATAGTTTCCTGGATACAACTGTCAGGTTCTTCACTAAATTCATTGATTGGCTGGTTTCTAGTTCTTCCGAGAATAAGAGATTGCCAGATGTCATTGGTGGTAAACAGAGTAGGAGAAGGTTGTCAAGAATTAAGAAAGTCTCTTCGGATTTGGCTACACCTGACTACATTCAAGACTCATATTGGTCCGATATTATTATTTGCAACAACTTTGATGAAGAACATGGATCTGAGGGTCGAAAAAGAAATGGACGATCGCGGGCAAAgagaccgaagaagaagaagaggaagaagcgcAAAGAGCAACCAAAATTATTCTTTTCATCAGTCTCTATGCCAAAGGCTGAACAATATCTGTAG
- the LOC103995428 gene encoding beta-1,4-xylosyltransferase IRX9-like, with translation MGSSDRSKKRTHLWKKALLHFALCFVTGFFTGFAPTSTASLFSRHDASIRPATADSFNRSLMAEIPAETPAASERLGPATAHSSVNRSLMVETPAETPAASERLERGSERQLIVVTTTQSGDRLQGPLLRRLADTLKLVPPPLLWVVVQARAAAPETAEVLRRTGVVYRHLTFDANFTDPAAEADHQRNVALNHIEYHRLTGIVHFAGASNVYDLRFFQEMRQIEGFGAWPVALVSANRKRVVVEGPICNSSKVVGWLFRDLASDKIGLGSLLTDADMKAKPPRINISGFAFNSSILWDPERWGRATSVPDTSQDSIKFVREVLLEDETKLKGIPADCSKIMLWHLYIPRATNLPSHHQIQNASR, from the exons ATGGGCTCCTCGGATCGATCCAAGAAGAGAACCCACCTATGGAAGAAGGCGCTCCTCCACTTCGCCTTGTGCTTCGTGACCGGCTTCTTCACCGGCTTCGCCCCGACCAGCACCGCCTCCCTCTTCTCCCGCCACGACGCCTCCATTCGGCCTGCGACCGCTGACTCCTTCAACCGGAGCCTGATGGCCGAGATACCCGCCGAGACGCCTGCCGCGAGCGAGCGGCTCGGACCTGCGACCGCTCACTCCTCTGTCAACCGGAGCCTGATGGTCGAGACACCCGCCGAGACGCCGGCCGCGAGCGAGCGGCTCGAGCGAGGGTCCGAGAGGCAGCTGATCGTGGTCACCACGACCCAGTCCGGCGACCGCCTGCAGGGGCCGCTCCTGAGGAGGCTGGCCGACACGTTGAAGCTGGTGCCGCCACCGCTGCTCTGGGTCGTCGTCCAGGCCCGCGCCGCCGCGCCCGAGACCGCCGAGGTGCTGAGGAGGACCGGCGTCGTGTACAGGCACTTGACCTTCGACGCGAACTTCACCGACCCGGCGGCGGAGGCCGACCACCAGAGGAACGTGGCCCTGAACCACATTGAGTATCACCGGCTCACCGGGATCGTCCACTTCGCAGGCGCCTCCAACGTCTACGATCTCCGGTTCTTCCAGGAGATGAGACAGATCGA GGGATTTGGGGCATGGCCAGTGGCGCTGGTATCAGCAAACAGGAAGAGAGTGGTGGTGGAGGGGCCGATCTGCAACTCCTCCAAGGTCGTGGGGTGGCTCTTCAGGGACTTGGCTAGTGACAAGATTGGTCTCGGTAGTCTCCTGACTGATGCTGACATGAAAGCGAAGCCTCCAAGGATCAACATCTCAGGCTTTGCCTTCAACAGCTCCATACTGTGGGATCCTGAGAGATGGGGCCGAGCCACCTCTGTGCCGGACACATCCCAG GACTCGATCAAATTCGTCCGAGAGGTGCTACTAGAAGATGAGACCAAGTTGAAGGGCATTCCTGCTGATTGCTCCAAGATCATGCTGTGGCATCTCTACATTCCAAGAGCCACCAATCTGCCCTCCCACCACCAAATCCAGAATGCaagcagatga